The Lichenihabitans psoromatis genome contains a region encoding:
- a CDS encoding MaoC family dehydratase: MFFDDVVVGETVQFGSHLFTAEEIMAFASRYDPQSFHMDEEAARTGPFGRLAASGWHTAAIWMKLNVAARQAEVGSGPMQVGPSPGFKSLKWIVPVFAGDTLSFASCVTGKRVTSKPDWGLVFSHCTGHKADGTLAFSFEGCVLWRRRPAADLGVSDLRIPSES; encoded by the coding sequence ATGTTCTTCGACGACGTGGTGGTGGGCGAGACGGTCCAATTCGGGTCCCACCTGTTCACGGCAGAGGAGATCATGGCGTTCGCAAGCCGTTACGATCCCCAGAGCTTTCACATGGATGAGGAGGCCGCGCGCACGGGTCCGTTCGGCCGTTTGGCCGCCTCGGGATGGCACACGGCCGCGATCTGGATGAAGCTCAATGTCGCGGCACGGCAAGCCGAGGTGGGCAGCGGGCCGATGCAGGTGGGACCGTCGCCGGGCTTCAAGAGCCTCAAGTGGATCGTCCCTGTCTTTGCCGGCGACACCCTATCGTTCGCATCCTGCGTGACCGGCAAGCGCGTGACCTCGAAGCCCGATTGGGGGTTGGTGTTCAGTCATTGCACCGGCCACAAAGCCGATGGCACGTTGGCGTTCAGCTTCGAGGGTTGCGTCTTATGGCGGCGACGACCCGCCGCCGACCTTGGCGTCAGTGACCTGAGAATTCCATCAGAGTCCTGA
- a CDS encoding DeoR/GlpR family DNA-binding transcription regulator, which translates to MILPHERIADIRMRLDRDGRVIAADLARDYDTSEDTIRRDLRDLAAAGFCRRVYGGALPISPASGTLAERRLVNADAKMALGRAAAALAVSGQLIVLDAGSTNLCIARALATQASLTIATNAPSIAAALEHASGIDLIMIGGSVDKRTGGTLGARALRDALVLRPDLYFIGACAVEVETGVSVFGAEEAELKRALIEASGSVATAVTDDKVGTGALFAVLPWTDLDHLIVEHETSLTRMRRPHDAGPQIHVAQPAKETP; encoded by the coding sequence ATGATTCTGCCGCATGAACGCATCGCCGATATCAGGATGCGGCTCGACCGCGACGGACGCGTCATCGCGGCCGATCTGGCGCGGGACTACGACACGTCCGAAGATACGATCCGTCGCGACCTGCGCGATCTCGCGGCTGCCGGCTTTTGCCGCAGGGTCTATGGCGGGGCGCTGCCGATCTCTCCTGCCTCGGGCACGCTTGCCGAACGCAGGCTCGTCAATGCGGATGCCAAAATGGCGCTCGGCCGCGCCGCCGCCGCGCTTGCGGTTTCCGGACAGTTGATCGTCCTCGACGCAGGCTCGACCAATCTTTGCATTGCCCGGGCGTTGGCGACCCAGGCGAGCCTCACGATCGCCACCAACGCCCCCTCGATCGCGGCCGCTCTCGAGCATGCGAGCGGCATCGATCTCATCATGATCGGCGGTAGCGTCGACAAGCGCACCGGGGGCACCCTCGGCGCGCGCGCGCTTCGCGACGCACTCGTGTTGCGACCGGACCTCTATTTCATCGGCGCCTGTGCGGTCGAAGTCGAGACAGGTGTGTCGGTGTTCGGCGCCGAGGAGGCGGAGCTGAAACGCGCGCTCATCGAGGCGAGCGGCTCGGTCGCGACTGCCGTGACGGACGACAAGGTTGGGACGGGCGCGCTCTTCGCGGTGCTGCCCTGGACCGACCTCGACCATCTGATCGTCGAACATGAAACATCGCTGACGCGGATGCGACGCCCGCACGACGCAGGGCCGCAGATCCATGTCGCGCAACCGGCCAAGGAGACACCATGA
- a CDS encoding gamma-glutamyltransferase family protein: MIETPVFSHAATAAPHQLAADAGRDVLIEGGNAIEATVAMASVIAVVYPHMNGLGGDGFWTIGEPGRATAEPMVRAIEACGYAGAKATLKSYDDRGYDRLPSRGPDAALTVPGAVDGWRAALELSASRGGKMPLSRLLEPAIRFARDGYPVSRSEAFYEPMELASLRDAPGFLDTFCVDGKVPAAGDIRRVPALAATLERLAHVGLGDFYRGDIAREMAFDLDRISAPVTREDLRLYEAKWRKPLSLRLPHSPAMPAARLFNTPPPTQGLAALVILGLFARLGVKRGESFEHMHGLIEASKLALLIRDRVCTDFDHLRENPDDYLTAGYLDQLAARIDMRRASSPVLPPSDGGTVWIGAIGADGLAVSYIQSVYWDYGSGCVLPRTGVLMQNRGLSFSLDPKALNALRPGRRPFHTLNPPLALYDDGRVMSYGAMGGDGQPQFQAQVFTRVGFGQGLADAIDAPRFLFGRTWGDAHQSLRLESRFDPDVLLALERAGHDLVIDSAYSDRLGHAGALIRTPRGRIDAAHDPRSDGGSAGF, from the coding sequence GTGATCGAAACTCCCGTCTTTTCCCATGCGGCGACCGCTGCCCCCCACCAGCTTGCCGCAGATGCGGGCCGCGATGTCTTGATCGAGGGTGGCAATGCGATCGAGGCGACGGTCGCGATGGCCAGCGTGATCGCCGTTGTCTATCCGCATATGAACGGGCTTGGCGGCGATGGTTTTTGGACCATCGGAGAGCCGGGCCGCGCCACCGCCGAGCCGATGGTGCGCGCGATCGAAGCCTGCGGTTATGCCGGCGCCAAAGCCACGCTGAAGAGCTACGACGACCGGGGCTACGACCGGCTCCCGTCACGTGGGCCGGATGCGGCCTTGACGGTGCCGGGCGCGGTGGACGGCTGGCGAGCCGCTCTCGAACTCTCGGCCTCGCGGGGTGGCAAGATGCCCCTGTCGCGGCTGCTCGAACCTGCGATCCGCTTCGCCCGGGACGGTTATCCGGTCTCGCGCTCGGAAGCCTTTTACGAGCCGATGGAACTCGCCAGCTTGCGCGATGCGCCGGGCTTTCTCGACACGTTCTGCGTCGATGGCAAAGTGCCGGCGGCGGGCGACATTCGCCGCGTCCCGGCGCTTGCGGCCACCTTGGAGCGATTGGCCCATGTGGGGCTCGGCGATTTCTATCGCGGTGACATCGCGCGCGAGATGGCGTTCGACCTCGATCGGATCAGCGCGCCCGTGACGCGGGAGGACTTGCGCCTCTACGAAGCGAAGTGGCGCAAGCCGCTCAGCCTGCGTCTTCCCCACAGCCCGGCCATGCCGGCCGCCCGCCTCTTCAATACGCCGCCGCCCACGCAAGGCTTGGCCGCGCTGGTGATCCTCGGCCTGTTCGCCCGCCTTGGCGTGAAGCGGGGCGAAAGTTTCGAGCATATGCATGGGCTGATCGAAGCCTCGAAGCTGGCGCTGCTGATCCGCGATCGGGTCTGCACGGATTTCGACCACCTGCGTGAGAATCCGGACGATTACCTGACAGCCGGCTATCTCGACCAACTCGCGGCACGGATCGACATGCGCCGCGCGTCCTCGCCCGTGCTGCCGCCCAGCGATGGTGGAACGGTCTGGATAGGCGCCATCGGCGCCGATGGCCTGGCGGTTTCCTACATCCAGTCGGTTTATTGGGACTATGGTTCGGGATGCGTGTTGCCGCGCACCGGCGTGCTCATGCAGAACCGCGGTCTGTCGTTCTCGCTCGATCCGAAGGCGCTGAATGCGCTCCGGCCCGGGCGACGACCGTTCCACACGCTCAATCCGCCGCTGGCGCTCTACGACGATGGTCGCGTCATGTCCTACGGCGCGATGGGGGGCGACGGCCAGCCGCAGTTTCAGGCACAGGTTTTCACCCGTGTCGGTTTCGGGCAGGGGCTTGCGGATGCGATCGATGCGCCGCGCTTTCTGTTTGGTCGCACCTGGGGCGACGCGCACCAATCGCTCCGCCTCGAGAGCCGCTTCGATCCCGATGTGTTGCTGGCGCTCGAACGCGCCGGGCACGACCTCGTCATCGACAGCGCTTATTCGGATCGGCTCGGCCATGCAGGCGCGCTGATCAGAACGCCGCGCGGGCGGATCGACGCTGCGCATGACCCGCGCTCAGATGGCGGCTCCGCAGGTTTCTGA
- a CDS encoding AI-2E family transporter, which translates to MAQVNATLPSSERNSTRTLATCAAVIAALYFGSEILVPIALAILLGFVLAPSVRKLQKLGLGRIPPVVVTVMIAVVFLGALGALITTQLRDLANDVPRYERTIVRKIQYLQGMSTGGSMQRIEDAIATISKAVNRQPEAQVVNGSGSSAAAIQQTTGERPAAAPMPVEVIAPTPSAIDTILRVSAPLVHPIATAGIVLIFVVFILLQREDLRNRAIRLFGATDLQRTTAAIDDGAKRLSRYLLTQCAVNTASGIIVGISLWLIGVPSPILLGIIFACMRFIPYVGPVIGSILPLVLASAVDPGWSMVIWTGAMLLAVESVIGQVVEPFAYGHNTGLSPIAIIIAATFWTVLWGPVGLFLSTPLTVCLVVLGRHVEQLEFLDVLLGDRPPLAPSETFYQRLLANDPIEASDQAQKCLSEMSVSEYYDAVALPGLLLAQGDVAQNRLDHDRQEQIKAAALDVVEDLERDAPGDDQPDDRQKFWSTGKPTEATDADVATKPDDLVPETPPQFTKAGSVLCVGARGPLDDAAAAMLVQVFLGHQIGARCESYTALSKTEIDHLNVEGVALICLSALDGSSPAFLRFVLRRLRRRAPKAHILVGAWWRIGGLRDTDEEIDQVVKDPKVTTFVDAIRYCLSQPPEGVVVAVDPIETAATLPAVVPALS; encoded by the coding sequence ATGGCTCAGGTAAACGCGACCCTCCCCTCGAGCGAGCGCAACAGCACGCGAACTCTCGCGACCTGCGCGGCCGTGATCGCTGCGCTTTATTTCGGCAGCGAAATCCTCGTGCCGATCGCTCTTGCGATTCTGCTTGGCTTCGTCCTCGCGCCGAGCGTGCGGAAGCTGCAGAAATTGGGTCTGGGCCGGATCCCGCCCGTGGTCGTCACGGTCATGATCGCCGTCGTGTTTCTAGGCGCTTTGGGCGCGCTGATCACGACGCAATTGCGCGACCTCGCCAACGATGTCCCTCGTTACGAGAGGACGATTGTCCGCAAAATTCAATATCTGCAAGGCATGTCGACCGGCGGCTCGATGCAGCGGATCGAGGACGCGATCGCGACGATCAGCAAAGCCGTGAATCGGCAGCCCGAGGCGCAGGTTGTCAACGGAAGCGGCAGCTCCGCCGCAGCCATACAACAGACCACAGGCGAAAGACCTGCCGCTGCGCCCATGCCGGTGGAAGTCATTGCGCCAACGCCGAGCGCCATCGACACGATCCTGCGTGTCAGCGCGCCTTTGGTGCACCCGATTGCGACAGCCGGCATCGTGTTGATCTTCGTCGTCTTCATTCTCCTGCAGCGAGAGGATCTCCGCAACCGCGCCATTCGCCTCTTTGGCGCGACCGACCTTCAGCGCACGACTGCTGCCATCGACGACGGAGCGAAGCGGCTGAGCCGGTATTTGCTCACACAATGCGCCGTCAACACGGCATCCGGCATCATCGTTGGGATCAGTCTGTGGTTGATCGGCGTCCCGAGCCCGATCCTGCTTGGCATCATCTTCGCCTGTATGCGGTTCATTCCCTATGTGGGTCCGGTCATCGGCTCTATTCTGCCCCTAGTGCTCGCATCGGCGGTCGACCCGGGATGGAGCATGGTGATCTGGACTGGGGCGATGCTGTTGGCGGTCGAAAGCGTCATCGGTCAGGTGGTCGAGCCATTCGCCTATGGACATAACACTGGCCTGTCACCGATCGCGATCATCATCGCCGCCACCTTCTGGACGGTTCTCTGGGGTCCTGTCGGTCTTTTCTTGTCAACGCCTCTCACGGTGTGCCTGGTCGTGCTCGGGCGTCACGTCGAACAGCTGGAGTTTCTCGACGTGCTGCTCGGCGATAGGCCCCCGCTCGCTCCGTCAGAGACCTTCTATCAGCGTCTGCTGGCCAACGATCCGATCGAAGCCTCCGACCAGGCGCAAAAATGCTTGAGCGAGATGTCGGTCTCCGAATATTACGACGCCGTGGCTCTGCCTGGCCTGCTTTTGGCGCAGGGCGATGTGGCGCAAAACCGGCTGGATCACGATCGGCAGGAGCAGATCAAGGCCGCGGCCCTGGACGTCGTCGAAGATCTCGAGCGCGATGCGCCGGGCGACGATCAGCCGGACGATCGGCAAAAATTCTGGTCGACCGGCAAGCCGACGGAAGCGACGGATGCCGACGTCGCGACCAAGCCGGATGATCTCGTGCCGGAGACACCGCCGCAATTTACGAAAGCCGGCAGCGTGCTGTGTGTCGGCGCGCGTGGCCCGCTCGACGACGCCGCCGCCGCCATGCTGGTGCAGGTGTTTCTCGGCCACCAGATCGGCGCCCGCTGTGAGAGCTACACCGCGCTGTCCAAAACGGAGATCGATCACCTCAACGTTGAAGGCGTTGCGTTGATCTGCCTCTCGGCCTTGGATGGCAGCAGCCCAGCCTTTTTGCGGTTCGTGCTTCGGCGTTTACGACGTCGGGCGCCGAAAGCTCACATCCTTGTTGGTGCGTGGTGGCGCATCGGCGGTCTCCGCGACACGGATGAGGAGATCGATCAGGTTGTCAAAGACCCGAAAGTGACGACGTTCGTGGATGCGATCCGCTATTGCCTGTCGCAGCCGCCTGAGGGAGTTGTCGTCGCGGTCGACCCGATCGAGACGGCCGCGACACTTCCGGCCGTGGTCCCGGCTCTCTCATGA
- a CDS encoding DNA topoisomerase IB, translating into MSIAEDRDPDDPQVVDPRDAAESAGLWYVTDEDQGIRRQKAGKGFSYRGPDGRKITNTDTLDRIKALAIPPAYTHVWISERADGHIQATGRDAKGRKQYRYHPLFREIRDSAKYEHVTAFADALPHIRDTVRRHMAEKGLSRRKILATIVYLLETTLIRVGNEDYARKNQSYGLTTLLDEHVAVDGAGLHFEFKGKSGKMWRLDVRNKRVAAIVKACHDLPGHHLFQFLDDDKQRHSVGSSDVNSYLREITGRDVTAKDFRTWAGTVLAAMALHEIGIIDSEAKAKKNIRAAIERVSSRLGNTPTICRKCYIHPEILNCYMSGELMLEIKDDIEAELRSDLPKLRPEEAAVLALLESRLKRDIDDAAAEAAKQASAPHRKGSRLQPSARDA; encoded by the coding sequence ATGTCCATCGCAGAGGATCGAGATCCCGACGACCCGCAGGTGGTCGATCCGCGCGATGCGGCCGAAAGTGCTGGGCTTTGGTACGTGACCGACGAGGATCAGGGCATTCGTCGTCAGAAGGCCGGCAAGGGATTTTCTTATCGCGGGCCGGATGGTCGCAAGATCACGAATACGGACACGCTCGATCGCATCAAGGCGCTCGCGATCCCGCCGGCCTACACGCATGTCTGGATCAGCGAACGGGCCGACGGCCATATTCAGGCGACCGGTCGCGACGCGAAGGGACGCAAGCAATATCGCTATCATCCGCTGTTCCGCGAAATCCGGGATAGCGCGAAATACGAGCATGTGACGGCTTTCGCCGATGCCTTGCCGCATATTCGGGACACGGTTCGTCGACATATGGCTGAGAAGGGCTTGAGCCGGCGTAAGATCCTGGCCACCATCGTGTATCTTCTCGAAACGACGCTGATCCGGGTTGGTAACGAGGATTACGCGCGCAAAAATCAGTCCTACGGCCTGACGACGCTCCTCGATGAACATGTCGCGGTGGACGGGGCGGGGCTGCATTTCGAGTTCAAGGGCAAGAGCGGGAAGATGTGGCGGCTCGACGTCCGCAACAAGCGCGTCGCCGCCATCGTCAAAGCCTGTCACGATCTGCCGGGCCACCACCTGTTCCAGTTCCTCGACGACGACAAACAACGCCACAGCGTCGGCTCATCCGACGTCAATTCCTATTTGCGCGAGATCACCGGCCGCGACGTAACCGCGAAGGATTTTCGCACCTGGGCCGGAACCGTGCTGGCCGCCATGGCGCTACACGAAATCGGCATCATCGACAGCGAAGCCAAAGCCAAGAAAAATATCCGCGCCGCGATCGAACGTGTCTCGTCGCGGCTCGGCAACACGCCGACGATCTGCCGAAAATGCTACATCCATCCAGAGATTCTCAACTGCTATATGAGCGGTGAGCTCATGCTCGAGATCAAGGACGATATCGAAGCCGAGCTACGGAGCGATCTTCCCAAATTGAGGCCGGAAGAAGCGGCCGTGTTGGCCTTGCTCGAGTCGCGCCTGAAGCGGGACATCGACGACGCTGCAGCGGAGGCCGCCAAACAAGCGTCCGCGCCGCATCGGAAGGGCAGCCGACTACAGCCGAGCGCGCGCGACGCGTGA
- a CDS encoding glucan biosynthesis protein gives MTDLFDRRQVLTALSVAGAAGLLPAGFTPAHAAGSLTLGAPEVFSFEALKAMAVDLAAKPYAAPRQPDPEIVSKIDYERWGQITFNTESALFADGPGQFPVTFFHIGKFFPKSVEMYVVDADQARPIVYNQAMFDMPANSPAKQLPQGVGFAGFRIQEPRSGKPDWHKNDWAAFLGAAYFRAIGELYQYGLSARGVAVNTAVADRDEEFPDFTRFYIETPTSDDTIVVNALLDGPSLTGAYRFQMTRGKGVTMEIEHTLNLRKDIARLGIAPLTTMYWFSETKKDTAIDWRPEVHDSDGLALWTGTGERIWRPLNNPERTTASSFSDHSPRGYGALQRDRVFDHYLDGVFYDRRPSLWVEPGSDWGAGAVQLIEIPTDDEIHDNVVATWVPAEPATAGKTYAFKYKLFWVANEPHPSPLAKCVATRLGRGGQPGLPRPAGVRKFMVEFLGGPLENLPFGVKPEAVLNTSRGMFTPYVYTEAVPDGVNGHWRAQFDLVVDGTDPVEMRCYLKIGNDILTETWAFQYHPF, from the coding sequence ATGACTGACCTATTCGATCGCCGGCAGGTGCTGACCGCCCTGTCGGTCGCAGGCGCGGCGGGTCTTCTCCCGGCAGGTTTCACACCGGCTCATGCCGCGGGAAGCCTTACGCTCGGAGCACCGGAAGTCTTTTCGTTCGAGGCCCTCAAGGCCATGGCGGTCGACCTCGCCGCGAAGCCCTATGCGGCACCGCGTCAGCCCGATCCAGAGATCGTGTCGAAGATCGATTACGAGCGCTGGGGGCAGATCACGTTCAATACGGAGTCGGCCCTCTTCGCCGATGGTCCGGGTCAGTTTCCGGTGACCTTCTTCCACATCGGCAAGTTCTTCCCGAAGTCCGTCGAAATGTATGTGGTCGACGCCGATCAGGCTCGGCCCATCGTCTACAATCAAGCCATGTTCGACATGCCGGCCAATTCTCCGGCCAAACAATTGCCGCAGGGTGTTGGATTTGCCGGCTTCCGTATTCAGGAGCCCCGCTCCGGCAAGCCTGATTGGCATAAGAACGATTGGGCGGCGTTCCTCGGCGCGGCCTATTTCCGTGCGATCGGCGAACTCTACCAATATGGCCTGTCGGCCCGCGGCGTCGCGGTCAACACCGCCGTCGCGGATCGCGACGAGGAATTTCCCGACTTCACGCGCTTCTACATCGAGACGCCGACGAGCGACGACACCATCGTGGTCAACGCGCTGCTCGACGGCCCGTCCCTGACGGGAGCCTATCGGTTCCAGATGACACGGGGCAAAGGCGTTACCATGGAGATCGAGCATACGCTCAATCTTCGCAAGGACATCGCCCGCCTTGGCATCGCTCCGTTGACGACGATGTATTGGTTCTCCGAAACCAAGAAGGACACCGCCATCGACTGGCGCCCCGAGGTCCATGACTCGGATGGCCTCGCCTTGTGGACAGGCACGGGCGAACGGATTTGGCGGCCGCTCAATAATCCCGAGCGCACGACCGCCTCCTCCTTCTCGGATCACTCGCCGCGCGGCTATGGCGCGCTGCAGCGCGACCGGGTTTTCGATCATTATCTGGATGGCGTCTTTTATGATCGCCGGCCGAGCCTTTGGGTCGAACCCGGCAGCGACTGGGGTGCGGGCGCGGTTCAGTTGATCGAGATCCCGACCGACGACGAGATCCACGATAATGTCGTCGCCACCTGGGTGCCTGCCGAACCCGCGACGGCCGGCAAGACCTATGCTTTCAAATATAAGCTGTTCTGGGTCGCGAACGAGCCGCATCCGTCGCCGCTTGCCAAATGCGTCGCCACTCGGCTCGGACGCGGCGGACAACCCGGCCTGCCCCGTCCCGCCGGCGTTCGAAAGTTCATGGTGGAATTTTTGGGTGGCCCGCTCGAAAATCTACCGTTCGGCGTCAAGCCGGAGGCCGTGCTCAACACATCGCGCGGCATGTTTACGCCCTATGTGTACACAGAGGCGGTGCCGGATGGGGTGAACGGCCACTGGCGGGCCCAATTCGATCTCGTGGTCGATGGAACGGACCCGGTGGAGATGCGCTGCTATCTCAAAATCGGCAATGACATTCTGACCGAGACCTGGGCGTTCCAATATCATCCCTTCTGA
- a CDS encoding adenine phosphoribosyltransferase gives MITDDLKASIRTIPDYPKPGILFRDITTLLGNARAFRRAIDELVQPWAGTKIDKVAGMEARGFILGGAVAHQLSAGFVPIRKKGKLPFTVVSVAYSLEYGIDEMEVHQDAVLPGERVILVDDLIATGGTAEGAVKLLKQIGADVVAACFVIDLPDLGGAEKIRNLGVPVRTLMEFSGH, from the coding sequence ATGATCACCGACGACCTCAAGGCTTCGATCCGGACGATCCCGGATTATCCGAAACCAGGTATCCTGTTCCGCGACATCACGACCCTGCTCGGGAACGCACGCGCGTTTCGACGCGCGATCGACGAGTTGGTGCAGCCGTGGGCCGGCACCAAGATCGACAAGGTCGCCGGAATGGAAGCGCGTGGATTCATTCTTGGCGGAGCCGTCGCTCATCAGTTATCGGCGGGCTTCGTTCCGATCCGGAAGAAGGGCAAGCTGCCCTTTACGGTCGTCAGTGTGGCCTATTCGCTGGAATATGGCATCGACGAGATGGAGGTTCATCAAGATGCGGTCTTGCCAGGCGAGCGCGTCATCCTGGTCGACGACCTGATCGCGACCGGTGGAACGGCCGAGGGTGCGGTCAAGCTGCTGAAGCAGATCGGCGCAGACGTCGTAGCGGCCTGCTTCGTCATTGACCTTCCCGATCTCGGCGGCGCCGAGAAGATCAGAAACCTCGGAGTTCCGGTCAGGACTCTGATGGAATTCTCAGGTCACTGA
- a CDS encoding MaoC family dehydratase, producing the protein MFEDFHEGREFAFGDYLVTEAEIRAFAAEFDPQPFHLDEATALSSPLKGLAASGWHTASLGMRMIFDGFLHRSSSQGSPGIDELNWRAPVRAGDRLQMSARVTSARRSRSRPQMGLVGFAFEMTNQTGTCVMTQANTIMFGCRDEGA; encoded by the coding sequence ATGTTTGAGGATTTCCACGAGGGTCGTGAGTTCGCGTTCGGCGATTATCTCGTCACCGAGGCGGAGATCCGGGCGTTCGCGGCGGAGTTTGATCCGCAGCCGTTTCATCTCGACGAGGCCACTGCTCTCTCGTCGCCGCTCAAAGGACTCGCGGCGTCTGGCTGGCATACGGCGTCCCTCGGCATGCGGATGATCTTCGATGGTTTTCTGCATCGCTCATCGTCACAGGGAAGCCCAGGGATCGACGAACTCAACTGGCGCGCGCCGGTGCGTGCCGGTGATCGCCTGCAGATGTCGGCGCGTGTGACGTCGGCCCGGCGATCTCGGTCGCGTCCCCAGATGGGTCTCGTCGGCTTTGCCTTCGAGATGACCAACCAGACCGGCACCTGTGTCATGACACAGGCAAACACGATCATGTTCGGCTGTCGTGACGAGGGAGCGTGA
- a CDS encoding S-methyl-5'-thioadenosine phosphorylase encodes MGKAIIGIIGGSGVYDLPGLEHYREERVSTPWGEPSDVLRFGRLAGRDAVFLPRHGKGHRLSPSGINYRANIDALKRAGVTDLISVSACGSYRAELYPGLFVMVDQFVDRTHGRESSFFGNGCVVHVSMAHPVAPLLQARLADAATAESIPFKKGGTYLCMEGPQFSTLAESLTHKSFGYDVVGMTAMPEAKLAREAEISYATVAMVTDFDCWHSDHGHVDVASVLRAVRENAESARTLITRLIRDFPEEHEECPIGSDKALDNAFITAPEARDPAVLAKLDAVAGRVLGPRS; translated from the coding sequence ATGGGCAAAGCGATAATCGGTATCATCGGCGGCTCCGGTGTCTACGATCTCCCCGGGCTTGAGCATTATCGCGAGGAGCGTGTCTCGACGCCTTGGGGCGAACCATCGGACGTGCTCCGGTTCGGTCGCTTGGCTGGACGCGATGCCGTGTTTCTGCCGCGTCACGGCAAAGGCCATCGGCTGTCACCCTCCGGCATCAACTATCGCGCCAATATCGACGCCTTGAAGCGGGCCGGAGTGACCGATCTCATCTCAGTGTCGGCCTGCGGGTCCTATCGGGCGGAGCTTTATCCGGGCCTCTTCGTTATGGTCGATCAATTCGTCGACCGGACCCACGGCCGCGAAAGCTCGTTTTTCGGCAACGGCTGCGTCGTCCATGTCTCGATGGCGCATCCCGTCGCACCCTTGCTGCAGGCGCGTCTCGCCGACGCCGCGACCGCCGAGTCGATTCCGTTTAAGAAGGGCGGGACGTATCTCTGCATGGAAGGTCCGCAATTCTCGACGCTGGCCGAGTCGCTCACCCATAAGTCGTTCGGCTACGATGTTGTCGGCATGACCGCGATGCCCGAAGCCAAGCTGGCGCGCGAAGCCGAGATCTCCTACGCGACGGTCGCCATGGTGACGGATTTCGACTGTTGGCATTCCGACCACGGCCATGTCGACGTCGCATCGGTGCTTCGGGCCGTGCGCGAAAATGCCGAGTCGGCCCGCACCCTCATCACGCGCCTCATCCGAGATTTTCCAGAAGAGCACGAAGAGTGCCCGATCGGCTCGGACAAGGCGCTTGACAACGCCTTCATCACGGCACCCGAGGCACGCGACCCTGCCGTCCTTGCGAAGCTCGATGCCGTCGCGGGACGTGTCCTCGGCCCCCGATCCTAA